A genome region from Bradyrhizobium sp. WSM1417 includes the following:
- a CDS encoding ABC transporter substrate-binding protein — translation MNKKLALLAAATAMTLFATHSAYAQKAYDTGVTDTEIKIGNVEAYSGPASAYGVIGKTEEAYFKMINDQGGINGRKINWISYDDGYSPPKTVEQIRKLIESDEVFLVFNALGTPTQTAVQKYHNSKKVPQLFLATGASKWNDPKNFPWTIGFQPSYRVEAQIFAKYILKEKPDGKVAIFYANDDFGKDYLAGIKDVFGDRASKMIVAEESYETSEPSIDAHIVKLKGTGADVFVNIATPKFAAQAIKKIAELEWKPMHLMTDVSVSIGAVMKPAGLEASEGVLSAGYLKDASDPQWKDDEGMKKFMAFIDKYIPGANVSDANLVYAYAAAQTMVQVLKQAGDNLTRENVMKQAASLKDFVPDTLIPGIKINTSATDFAPIEQLKMWRFKKGQWELFGDIISAETGG, via the coding sequence ATGAACAAGAAACTCGCCCTGCTTGCCGCGGCAACAGCGATGACGCTGTTTGCGACCCACTCCGCGTATGCCCAAAAAGCGTACGACACCGGCGTCACCGACACCGAGATCAAGATCGGCAATGTCGAGGCCTATTCCGGCCCGGCTTCCGCCTACGGCGTCATCGGCAAGACCGAGGAAGCCTATTTCAAGATGATCAACGACCAGGGTGGCATCAACGGCCGCAAGATCAACTGGATCTCCTACGATGACGGCTACTCGCCGCCAAAGACCGTTGAACAGATCCGCAAGCTGATCGAAAGCGACGAGGTCTTCCTCGTGTTCAACGCGCTGGGCACCCCGACCCAGACCGCCGTTCAGAAATATCACAATTCCAAGAAGGTGCCGCAGCTGTTCCTCGCCACAGGCGCCAGCAAGTGGAACGACCCGAAGAACTTTCCCTGGACCATCGGTTTCCAGCCCAGCTACCGCGTCGAGGCACAGATCTTCGCCAAGTATATTCTGAAAGAGAAGCCGGACGGGAAGGTCGCGATTTTCTATGCCAATGACGATTTCGGCAAGGACTACCTCGCCGGCATCAAGGACGTGTTCGGCGACAGGGCATCGAAAATGATCGTGGCGGAAGAGAGCTACGAGACGTCGGAGCCTTCGATCGACGCCCATATCGTCAAGCTCAAGGGGACCGGCGCCGACGTCTTCGTCAACATCGCGACCCCGAAGTTTGCGGCGCAGGCGATCAAGAAGATTGCCGAGCTGGAGTGGAAGCCGATGCATCTCATGACCGACGTCTCGGTCTCGATCGGCGCGGTGATGAAGCCGGCCGGCCTCGAGGCATCCGAAGGCGTGCTGTCGGCCGGCTATCTGAAGGATGCGTCGGATCCGCAGTGGAAAGACGATGAGGGCATGAAGAAATTCATGGCCTTCATCGACAAATACATACCCGGTGCAAATGTTTCGGACGCCAATCTGGTTTACGCCTATGCCGCAGCCCAGACGATGGTGCAGGTGCTGAAGCAGGCGGGGGACAATCTGACCCGTGAGAATGTGATGAAGCAGGCAGCGAGCCTCAAGGATTTCGTCCCCGACACCCTGATCCCGGGCATCAAGATCAACACCTCCGCCACGGACTTCGCGCCGATCGAGCAGCTCAAGATGTGGCGGTTCAAGAAGGGCCAGTGGGAGCTGTTCGGCGATATCATCAGCGCCGAAACTGGCGGGTAG
- a CDS encoding glycosyltransferase family 2 protein: MQDAPARDDGESPLFSIIIPLESHRGQWEMSWLGWTSQTADKSLYEIILVVPPDFTAREQLKALAGNRARLEFTDSEHDIGLCAFGATKACGSYLFFTESHCRPEPDVIEVCIRAIDAHPDWAGFSCRSIPICHNRLSVAEAAMYQADIEFGMKQHPWRKVLDQCFVTRRDVYWECGGLREELGHFAEWVLAAAYHARGYSIGYLEEARFHHYYVGEIDELKQFTLDFVQGEIRYLSEARNDPGSELLDVPIEWSSRSEAGTSLARNALNALLRYSLAGGGGGQHGEKWLALWRWAVPALLGGLDVRGFARLGAWYARAVLVVLTAVGSSEAIARWMPRYIAALIRYQRLDCIHRLGRDALSAGGLLGENVIAQIGFHAEEFSAGHSFRWSEPEAAVRIKGMPGRTIVRVRSPALRAPLDTIDTRFYVDGTAVAPEAVVTGYDSYTLSLDLPPSGIATLAWACPVFRGVGDSRRLGLPIAAIDVGQDMIEVESAGIVSSLA; encoded by the coding sequence ATGCAGGACGCGCCCGCACGCGACGACGGCGAATCTCCGCTGTTCTCAATCATTATCCCGCTCGAATCTCACCGCGGGCAGTGGGAGATGTCCTGGCTCGGCTGGACGTCGCAGACTGCCGACAAATCGCTCTACGAGATCATTCTGGTCGTGCCGCCGGATTTCACGGCACGCGAGCAGTTGAAGGCGCTGGCCGGCAACAGGGCTCGCCTCGAATTCACCGATTCCGAACACGACATCGGGCTCTGCGCATTCGGCGCGACCAAGGCGTGCGGCAGCTATCTGTTCTTCACGGAATCGCACTGCCGGCCCGAACCCGACGTGATCGAAGTCTGCATTCGCGCGATCGATGCTCATCCCGATTGGGCCGGCTTTTCCTGCCGTTCGATCCCGATCTGCCATAACCGGTTATCCGTGGCAGAGGCCGCCATGTACCAGGCCGACATCGAGTTCGGTATGAAGCAGCATCCCTGGCGCAAGGTGCTGGATCAGTGTTTCGTGACGCGGCGCGACGTCTATTGGGAATGCGGCGGCCTGCGCGAGGAGCTCGGTCATTTCGCCGAATGGGTGCTTGCTGCCGCCTATCACGCGAGAGGCTATTCCATCGGCTATCTCGAGGAGGCGCGCTTCCATCACTACTACGTCGGCGAGATCGACGAGCTGAAGCAATTCACGCTCGACTTCGTGCAAGGCGAGATTCGCTATTTGAGCGAGGCCCGCAACGATCCTGGCAGCGAGCTGCTCGACGTTCCGATCGAGTGGAGCTCGCGGAGTGAGGCCGGCACGTCGCTCGCCCGCAATGCACTGAACGCGCTCCTGCGCTACAGCCTCGCTGGCGGCGGCGGGGGACAGCATGGCGAGAAATGGCTGGCGTTATGGCGTTGGGCCGTACCGGCGCTGCTCGGCGGTCTCGACGTGCGCGGCTTCGCGCGGCTGGGGGCATGGTACGCGCGGGCCGTGCTGGTCGTTCTGACGGCCGTCGGATCGAGCGAGGCGATCGCGCGATGGATGCCGCGATACATCGCCGCGCTGATCCGGTATCAGAGACTCGATTGCATTCATCGTCTCGGGCGAGATGCGCTGTCTGCCGGCGGCCTTCTTGGTGAGAACGTCATCGCGCAGATCGGATTCCATGCCGAGGAGTTCTCCGCCGGTCACTCTTTCCGCTGGAGCGAACCGGAGGCCGCCGTGCGCATCAAGGGGATGCCTGGCCGCACCATCGTCCGCGTTCGAAGCCCCGCACTTCGCGCGCCGCTGGATACGATCGACACGCGGTTCTATGTCGACGGCACGGCCGTCGCCCCCGAAGCGGTCGTGACCGGTTATGACAGCTACACACTGAGCCTCGATCTGCCGCCGTCAGGCATCGCCACCCTCGCCTGGGCATGCCCCGTGTTCAGGGGCGTCGGCGATTCGCGTCGTCTCGGCCTGCCGATCGCGGCGATCGATGTCGGCCAGGACATGATCGAGGTCGAAAGCGCGGGAATAGTGTCGTCGCTCGCTTGA
- a CDS encoding helix-turn-helix transcriptional regulator, whose amino-acid sequence MQTQDKFTDKQLSDEQSREIAETIREELARRRISRQALAEQAKLSLSTLEKVLGGRRPFTLATTVRLEQALGVSLRRSAAVVAPPAANDVAPDSLGSYAHRAVTWLEDVYVTLRPSFGDKDAIFAYRTEIVWEPKVSSLVFREGERTDAAYEHTGEVAVPHQSGFIYLVIIKHGQHRVITVSRPTVAGEMYGIISTLRAGPGSQLTPIAAPIAYVPLRNFAKPSLGRVAPGDANHELYQKHLRRTVEESFALFLSV is encoded by the coding sequence ATGCAGACGCAGGACAAATTCACCGACAAGCAGCTGTCGGACGAGCAGAGCCGCGAGATTGCGGAGACCATCCGTGAGGAGCTCGCCAGGCGCCGGATCTCCCGGCAGGCGCTGGCTGAGCAAGCCAAGCTCAGCCTGTCGACGCTGGAGAAGGTGCTCGGCGGCCGACGGCCGTTCACGCTGGCGACCACGGTGCGGCTGGAGCAGGCGCTGGGCGTCTCCCTGCGCAGAAGCGCCGCCGTGGTGGCGCCGCCGGCCGCAAACGATGTCGCGCCCGACAGCCTCGGCTCCTATGCACATCGCGCGGTGACCTGGCTCGAGGACGTCTACGTCACGCTGCGCCCGTCGTTCGGCGACAAGGACGCGATCTTCGCCTACCGCACCGAGATCGTCTGGGAGCCGAAAGTCTCTTCACTGGTGTTCCGCGAGGGCGAGCGGACCGATGCCGCCTATGAACACACCGGCGAGGTCGCCGTGCCGCATCAGTCCGGCTTCATCTATCTCGTCATCATCAAGCACGGCCAGCATCGCGTGATCACAGTGTCGCGGCCGACGGTCGCCGGCGAGATGTACGGGATCATCTCGACGCTCCGCGCCGGCCCCGGCTCGCAGCTGACGCCGATCGCAGCGCCGATCGCCTATGTGCCGCTCCGAAACTTCGCGAAGCCCTCGCTGGGTCGGGTCGCGCCCGGCGATGCCAACCATGAACTGTACCAAAAGCATCTGCGCCGAACGGTGGAAGAATCGTTCGCTCTGTTTCTGTCGGTATAG
- a CDS encoding marine proteobacterial sortase target protein, which translates to MDTYDMTDSNEHPWLGRLIVVGLFLLAQGIAVMLVAFVALLVSLEPGWSATTEQASLLQPGDAKSGSLLLKEDGAYTEAIRLGVDVDITVSGPTLRARVTQIFRNPTKDWVEATYVYPLPAGGAVDSLKMVVGNRVIVGDIKERQQARVIYEEARRAGQKAALTEQERPNIFTNSVANIGPGETVLVQIEYQEPVHQSGNEYSLRLPLVVGPRYNPAPIVQSVDFRNDGSGWGATNSDPVPDRDRISSPVLDPAMNAPVNPTSITVRLNAGFALGEVKSPHHNVKVESPDNTTRIVTLADGAVPADRDFELTWKPAAVKAPSVGLFRERVGDTDYLLAFVTPPAAEQAMQKPRPREVIFVIDNSGSMGGTSIVQAKASLTYALSRLQPTDRFNVIRFDDTMDVLFPASVAADAERVGEATAFVSALQARGGTEMVPAMRAALTDKLSDASMVRQVVFLTDGAIGNEQQLFETITAMRGRSRVFMVGIGSAPNTYLMTRAAELGRGAFTHIGSVEQVEERMRGLFAKLENPAVTGLSAKFSEAKADVTPTIIPDVYRDEPLVLAAKLDTLAGSVEIKGRVGDRPWSVTLPLQNAAEGKGLSKLWAKRKIDDAEVARTLREMTPEDSDKAILALALDHQIVTRLTSLVAVDKTPSRPEGEPLKPSELPINLPAGWDFAKVFGERQQVPAQLRERHADARNQPATRRPTPAAPDAIRLPKTATSAELKMTAGLILIVLALILFVFNRRQTLLTDAA; encoded by the coding sequence ATGGATACCTACGACATGACGGACAGCAACGAACACCCTTGGCTGGGCAGACTCATCGTGGTCGGACTGTTCCTTCTGGCGCAGGGCATCGCGGTGATGCTGGTCGCCTTCGTGGCCCTGCTGGTGAGCTTGGAGCCGGGCTGGTCGGCGACGACGGAGCAGGCCAGCCTGCTTCAGCCCGGCGATGCCAAATCCGGGTCTCTTCTCCTCAAGGAGGACGGCGCCTACACGGAAGCGATCCGCCTCGGCGTCGACGTCGACATCACGGTATCAGGCCCGACGCTCCGTGCCCGGGTCACCCAGATCTTCCGCAATCCGACCAAGGACTGGGTCGAGGCGACCTATGTCTATCCGCTCCCCGCCGGCGGTGCCGTCGATTCGCTGAAGATGGTGGTCGGCAACCGCGTCATCGTCGGCGACATCAAGGAGCGGCAGCAGGCGCGCGTGATCTACGAAGAGGCGCGCCGGGCCGGCCAGAAGGCCGCGCTCACCGAACAGGAGCGGCCGAACATCTTCACCAACTCGGTCGCCAATATCGGTCCCGGCGAAACCGTGCTGGTGCAGATCGAATATCAGGAGCCGGTGCATCAATCCGGCAACGAATATTCGCTGCGCCTGCCGCTGGTGGTCGGACCGCGCTACAATCCGGCGCCGATCGTCCAGAGCGTCGATTTCCGCAACGACGGTTCCGGCTGGGGCGCGACGAATTCGGACCCGGTGCCGGACCGCGACCGCATCTCGTCGCCCGTGCTGGATCCTGCCATGAATGCGCCGGTCAACCCGACCAGCATCACGGTGCGCCTGAACGCCGGCTTTGCGCTCGGCGAGGTCAAGAGCCCCCACCACAACGTCAAGGTCGAGAGCCCGGACAATACGACGCGAATCGTCACGCTTGCCGACGGTGCCGTGCCTGCCGACCGCGATTTCGAGCTGACCTGGAAGCCGGCCGCCGTGAAGGCGCCCTCGGTCGGTTTGTTCCGCGAGCGCGTCGGCGACACCGATTATCTGCTCGCCTTCGTCACCCCGCCCGCCGCCGAGCAGGCGATGCAGAAGCCACGGCCGCGCGAGGTGATATTCGTGATCGACAATTCCGGCTCGATGGGCGGCACGTCGATTGTTCAGGCCAAGGCGAGCCTCACCTACGCCCTTTCCCGTCTCCAGCCGACCGACCGTTTCAACGTCATCCGCTTCGACGACACCATGGACGTGCTGTTTCCGGCCTCCGTGGCGGCGGATGCCGAGCGTGTCGGTGAAGCGACCGCGTTCGTCAGCGCGCTGCAGGCGCGTGGCGGCACCGAGATGGTGCCGGCGATGCGGGCCGCGCTGACCGACAAACTCAGCGACGCCAGCATGGTTCGCCAGGTCGTATTCCTGACCGATGGTGCGATCGGCAACGAGCAGCAATTGTTCGAAACGATCACGGCGATGCGCGGCCGCTCGCGCGTGTTCATGGTCGGCATCGGCTCGGCGCCCAACACCTATCTGATGACGCGCGCCGCTGAGCTCGGCCGCGGTGCCTTCACCCATATCGGCTCCGTCGAGCAGGTCGAGGAGCGCATGCGCGGCCTGTTTGCCAAGCTCGAGAACCCGGCCGTGACCGGCCTGAGCGCAAAGTTCTCCGAAGCCAAGGCCGACGTCACACCGACGATCATTCCCGACGTCTATCGTGACGAGCCGCTGGTGCTCGCGGCAAAGCTCGACACGCTGGCGGGCTCGGTCGAGATCAAGGGCCGCGTCGGCGACCGCCCATGGTCGGTGACGCTGCCGCTGCAAAATGCGGCCGAAGGCAAAGGCCTGTCGAAGCTTTGGGCCAAGCGCAAGATCGATGATGCCGAAGTGGCGCGCACCCTGCGCGAGATGACGCCCGAAGACTCCGACAAAGCGATCCTGGCACTGGCACTCGACCATCAGATCGTCACCCGGCTCACCAGCCTCGTCGCGGTCGACAAGACGCCGAGCCGTCCCGAAGGCGAGCCGCTCAAGCCCAGCGAATTGCCGATCAACCTGCCGGCCGGTTGGGATTTCGCGAAGGTCTTTGGCGAACGACAGCAAGTCCCGGCGCAGCTCCGCGAGCGTCACGCCGATGCACGCAACCAGCCGGCCACGAGGCGGCCGACGCCCGCTGCACCGGATGCGATCCGCCTGCCCAAAACCGCGACCTCGGCAGAGCTGAAAATGACCGCAGGCCTGATCCTGATCGTACTCGCCCTGATCCTGTTCGTGTTCAACCGGCGTCAGACCTTGCTCACTGACGCCGCTTGA
- a CDS encoding class GN sortase, which translates to MPRLISPLALALIGIILFGDGAYIHAKAWLAQVLLERAFDRSIATGEVVRPWSWADTWPVARIEVRRIGASAIVLEGASGQALAFGPGHIRQTADAGERGVAVYAAHRDTHFRFLRNVAIGDLIDVTRSDGKHFRFRADSSAVVRFDASGIDPAARAAELVLATCWPFDAVVSGPERYILHATLIRTDE; encoded by the coding sequence ATGCCCCGCCTCATCTCTCCCCTGGCTCTCGCCCTGATCGGCATCATCCTGTTCGGCGACGGCGCCTACATCCATGCCAAAGCGTGGCTCGCGCAGGTGCTGCTGGAGCGCGCGTTCGACCGGAGCATTGCGACGGGCGAGGTGGTCAGGCCATGGTCATGGGCCGATACCTGGCCGGTCGCGCGGATCGAGGTGAGGCGGATCGGCGCCAGCGCGATCGTGCTGGAAGGCGCGAGCGGCCAGGCGCTCGCTTTCGGGCCCGGCCATATCCGCCAAACGGCCGACGCGGGCGAGCGTGGTGTTGCCGTATATGCAGCGCACCGCGACACTCATTTCCGCTTCCTGCGGAATGTCGCCATTGGTGACCTGATCGATGTCACACGCAGTGATGGCAAGCACTTTCGTTTTCGCGCGGATTCTTCCGCTGTGGTTCGATTCGATGCCTCGGGGATCGATCCTGCGGCACGGGCAGCCGAACTCGTGCTCGCGACCTGCTGGCCGTTCGACGCCGTCGTGTCCGGCCCCGAGCGCTACATCCTGCATGCCACCCTGATCCGAACCGATGAATAG
- a CDS encoding glycosyltransferase family 2 protein translates to MDEEFRQRLEQLENRVALLERNQDLIASGQRRSSLRSLWRRPPMWTFEQYPPRLLNLTAFPPAPAIHSGAPRIAMVTPSYNHAQYLGATIDSIVSQNYPDLYYHVQDGASIDGTLDLLKSRRDSLSWSSEPDKGQSSAINLGFAGIESEIMAYLNSDDILLPGTLAYVANYFIAHPRVDVVYGHRVFIDREGLEVGRAVLPPHDGKALRYADYIPQETMFWRKRVWDRIGPIDESLHYAMDWDFILRAQAAGFKFARLPRFLACFRIHDAQKTASTYAVGVREMGVLRRRILGFEPTQMQIRRAIAPYLAKQLAYHYAYKLGMLRY, encoded by the coding sequence ATGGATGAGGAGTTCAGGCAGCGTCTCGAGCAGCTCGAAAACCGCGTCGCGCTCCTGGAGAGGAACCAGGATCTTATCGCCTCGGGGCAAAGACGCTCCTCGCTTCGGAGCCTCTGGCGCCGACCGCCGATGTGGACCTTCGAGCAATATCCGCCGCGCCTGCTCAACCTGACGGCTTTCCCGCCAGCACCTGCGATCCATTCGGGCGCGCCACGAATCGCGATGGTCACGCCGAGCTACAACCATGCGCAATATCTCGGCGCCACGATCGACAGCATCGTCAGCCAGAACTATCCGGACCTGTATTATCACGTGCAGGACGGCGCCTCGATCGACGGCACGCTCGATCTCCTGAAGAGCCGCCGCGATAGCCTGAGCTGGAGCAGCGAACCGGACAAGGGGCAATCCAGCGCGATCAATCTCGGCTTCGCCGGCATCGAGAGCGAGATCATGGCCTATCTCAACAGCGACGATATCCTGCTGCCCGGAACACTTGCCTATGTCGCAAATTACTTCATCGCACATCCGCGTGTCGACGTCGTCTACGGCCATCGCGTCTTCATCGATCGCGAGGGACTCGAGGTGGGCCGCGCCGTGCTGCCGCCCCATGACGGCAAGGCGTTGCGATATGCCGACTACATTCCCCAAGAGACGATGTTCTGGCGCAAGCGCGTGTGGGACAGGATCGGGCCGATCGACGAGAGCTTACACTACGCGATGGACTGGGACTTCATTCTTCGCGCGCAAGCCGCGGGATTCAAATTCGCACGCTTGCCGCGATTTCTCGCCTGCTTCCGAATCCATGACGCACAAAAGACGGCATCCACCTATGCGGTCGGCGTCAGGGAGATGGGCGTCCTGCGGCGACGCATTCTCGGCTTCGAACCGACACAGATGCAGATCCGGCGCGCCATCGCTCCTTATCTGGCGAAGCAGCTGGCCTATCACTACGCCTACAAACTCGGCATGCTGAGATACTGA